One segment of Aulosira sp. FACHB-615 DNA contains the following:
- a CDS encoding FUSC family protein encodes MPSTNKRSFRWLLQQFQLKPGKPAIFSGVRSLLILGVPIGLGIMTGNAAASAVATMAAWFVGMVNVDGTYRQQLRAMIAATFAVTLVFLIASLVSSHLWLAIPTTFVVMFIAGLAGLYGNVAASVSLVTSIMFVIALARFATFTNFPTLILHCLLCLAGGTWTILLSLGIWAVQPHDLVREVVANCYLSLSQFVGLVKERVFDYQDSQAWTEQFLPAQDAVIQNLTAARSLWTAKWTVQKGANQQGNNLLVLIEDVNQILNGIVALNELLAIASAHQLFSQLQTEIQQAIAQLGIALEMLAKAIAKGKNSVHLGDLHRTVEALQHQWQVLRSQILTTTHPHPDDYGDLVHLRQITSNLINLAQQIQTDAEIVSNFNQGKQHLIPQVDISVFPESNSGVIIDTLRNNFTFDSVTFRHALRLALITTFAELLAAILQLPRGYWITLTALVALKPNFGGTSETTVQRVIGTMLGGIMGIGLILLVQNQNAIAVCLLLLVFMAMSVRPLSYSLFTILLTPAIILLLNLISAGGWQVGVLRIIDSIFGGVLALVGSYLLFPSWERQQLPSQLEKTIRANLAYFQQVIANYLNPEQNVFAAINNLRHQAALENANATAAAQRLFSEPRHVQGEIEPVMTLILYIRGFFSSVTTLAEHLREFSGQYQFIELPQLTDIIVQILENLADSLQQKQRPQPLPPLDNYLEVIHNQIEQLHTARLSEISLHSHTLTPTLKAVREQTTLSTELERIINEIKVIHCVISRWQS; translated from the coding sequence ATGCCATCCACAAATAAACGTTCTTTTCGTTGGTTGTTGCAGCAGTTTCAACTCAAGCCAGGTAAACCCGCGATTTTCTCTGGTGTTCGGAGTCTGTTGATTTTGGGTGTTCCCATTGGGTTAGGAATTATGACAGGGAATGCGGCTGCAAGTGCGGTTGCGACTATGGCGGCTTGGTTTGTAGGGATGGTAAATGTTGATGGTACTTACCGCCAGCAATTGAGGGCGATGATTGCTGCGACTTTTGCAGTGACGCTAGTATTTCTGATTGCTAGTCTGGTAAGCAGTCATCTCTGGTTAGCTATCCCGACGACGTTTGTTGTGATGTTTATCGCAGGTTTAGCGGGTTTGTATGGCAATGTCGCCGCATCTGTTAGCTTGGTGACTTCCATCATGTTTGTGATTGCCTTGGCTAGATTTGCGACATTTACTAATTTTCCGACTCTGATTTTACACTGTCTGCTATGTCTCGCTGGGGGAACATGGACAATTTTACTGTCATTGGGCATTTGGGCGGTACAACCTCATGATCTTGTCAGGGAAGTTGTGGCTAATTGTTATCTCTCGTTGAGTCAATTTGTGGGCTTAGTGAAAGAGAGAGTCTTTGATTACCAAGATAGTCAGGCGTGGACAGAACAATTTTTGCCAGCGCAGGATGCTGTAATTCAAAATTTAACTGCGGCGCGGAGCTTGTGGACAGCGAAATGGACTGTGCAGAAAGGTGCTAATCAGCAGGGAAATAATTTATTGGTGTTGATTGAAGATGTCAATCAAATTCTCAATGGGATTGTGGCATTGAATGAACTGTTAGCGATCGCATCTGCACATCAATTATTTTCTCAGTTACAGACCGAGATTCAACAAGCGATCGCACAATTGGGAATTGCTCTAGAAATGTTAGCAAAAGCGATCGCTAAAGGCAAAAACTCAGTTCATTTAGGTGATTTACATCGTACCGTTGAAGCACTACAACACCAATGGCAAGTTCTCCGTTCCCAAATCCTCACCACAACTCACCCCCACCCAGATGACTATGGCGATTTAGTTCATCTACGGCAAATTACCAGCAATTTGATCAATCTTGCCCAGCAAATACAAACTGATGCAGAAATTGTCTCAAATTTCAACCAAGGAAAACAGCATCTGATTCCGCAAGTCGATATTTCTGTCTTCCCTGAGTCAAACTCTGGTGTAATTATTGATACATTGCGAAATAACTTCACCTTTGATTCCGTCACCTTTCGCCATGCCTTACGTTTAGCACTAATTACCACATTTGCCGAACTTCTCGCCGCAATCTTGCAATTACCCAGAGGTTACTGGATTACTTTAACGGCTTTAGTGGCACTTAAACCCAACTTTGGCGGAACCTCAGAAACAACGGTGCAGAGAGTCATCGGTACAATGTTAGGCGGAATTATGGGGATTGGGCTGATTTTATTAGTGCAGAATCAAAATGCGATCGCAGTTTGTTTACTGCTGTTGGTATTTATGGCTATGTCAGTGCGACCTTTAAGCTACAGCCTATTTACCATCTTGCTAACTCCCGCCATTATCTTATTACTTAACTTAATTAGTGCTGGTGGCTGGCAAGTAGGAGTTTTGCGAATTATTGATAGTATATTTGGCGGTGTTTTAGCCTTAGTTGGTAGCTATTTACTATTTCCCAGTTGGGAAAGACAACAACTTCCCAGCCAATTAGAGAAAACTATTCGCGCTAATCTCGCCTACTTTCAGCAAGTGATTGCTAACTACCTGAATCCAGAGCAAAATGTATTTGCTGCTATCAATAACTTACGCCATCAAGCAGCACTAGAAAACGCCAACGCCACCGCCGCAGCCCAAAGATTATTTAGCGAACCTCGTCACGTCCAAGGTGAAATAGAACCTGTGATGACTTTGATTTTATACATTCGTGGCTTTTTTAGTTCAGTGACAACCTTAGCCGAACATCTGCGGGAATTTAGTGGACAGTATCAATTTATAGAACTACCGCAACTGACAGATATTATTGTGCAGATTTTAGAAAATCTAGCAGATAGTCTGCAACAAAAACAGCGACCCCAACCATTACCACCATTAGATAATTATCTCGAAGTTATTCACAATCAAATTGAACAGTTACACACTGCTCGGTTATCAGAAATTTCTCTACATTCTCACACTTTAACTCCTACATTAAAAGCCGTGCGAGAACAAACTACCTTATCTACAGAACTAGAACGCATTATTAATGAAATTAAAGTAATTCACTGTGTAATTTCTCGTTGGCAAAGTTGA
- the cobJ gene encoding precorrin-3B C(17)-methyltransferase, whose protein sequence is MIKVAPAVVVLGQNSVAIARKMMSVLPGARLYGLAGRTSGVDVSFSNFGETVRELFAAGTPLIGICAAGILIRTLAALISDKRQEPPVLAVAEDGSAVVPLLGGLSGVNDLARRIAEVLDVPAAITTTGDIRFRTALLSPPAGYRLANPEDAKTFISDLLAGARVKLEGNAPWLSNSQLPIDAQGELTIKVTERLVNSTANCLVYHPQTVAIAITQPHVNLATVKQLLTDAGIAPASIAGIFASLNIAAHPAIHNIADAFGVPTRFFTENQWENPQAMALAVTGGQLIPTTAADIALAIAPAPIDPNTIGQPRGKLAIIGTGPGAAQWMSPEVKEILRLATDLVGYKTYLDLVGALADGKQRHESDNREEIARATMALDLAATGKYVAVVSSGDPGIYAMAAAVFEVLDRHPKPEWDSIEIHVAPGISAMQAAAAAVGAPLGHDFCAISLSDILKPWSIIEQRIAAAAGGDFAIAFYNPVSKDRTWQLAATKDILLRYRTPNTPVVLGRNLGRPGQTIKVISLEQLTPDVADMRTVIIVGSSQTRTIQRSDGSVSVYTPRRYAQ, encoded by the coding sequence ATGATCAAGGTTGCACCTGCGGTTGTAGTGTTGGGTCAAAATAGTGTGGCAATAGCTCGTAAAATGATGAGTGTCTTGCCAGGAGCAAGATTATATGGTTTAGCAGGGCGAACTTCTGGAGTTGATGTTAGTTTTAGCAATTTTGGCGAGACTGTGCGTGAGTTGTTTGCTGCGGGAACACCGTTGATTGGCATTTGTGCGGCTGGTATTCTAATTAGAACTTTAGCTGCTTTAATTTCTGATAAGCGTCAAGAACCACCAGTATTAGCTGTGGCGGAAGATGGTAGTGCGGTAGTTCCCTTGTTGGGTGGGTTAAGTGGAGTCAATGATTTAGCACGCCGTATTGCTGAGGTGTTGGATGTTCCAGCTGCAATTACAACTACTGGGGATATTCGGTTTCGCACGGCGTTGTTATCGCCTCCTGCTGGCTATCGTTTAGCTAACCCAGAGGATGCGAAAACTTTTATTTCTGATTTGTTGGCGGGGGCGCGGGTGAAATTAGAGGGAAATGCACCTTGGTTGAGTAATAGTCAATTGCCAATTGATGCCCAAGGCGAATTGACGATTAAAGTTACAGAACGGTTGGTAAATTCTACCGCCAATTGTCTGGTTTATCATCCCCAAACGGTAGCGATCGCCATTACTCAACCTCATGTTAATTTAGCTACAGTTAAACAACTACTGACCGATGCTGGAATTGCACCTGCTTCTATAGCTGGAATCTTTGCATCTCTAAACATTGCTGCTCATCCAGCAATCCACAATATCGCTGATGCTTTTGGTGTACCTACGCGCTTTTTTACAGAAAATCAATGGGAAAATCCACAAGCAATGGCTTTGGCTGTCACAGGTGGTCAACTCATCCCGACGACAGCTGCTGATATAGCTCTGGCTATTGCACCCGCACCCATTGACCCCAATACCATCGGTCAGCCACGGGGTAAATTAGCAATTATTGGCACTGGCCCTGGTGCAGCACAGTGGATGTCTCCAGAAGTCAAAGAAATTCTCAGGTTGGCGACTGACCTTGTAGGTTACAAAACTTATCTTGATTTGGTTGGTGCTTTAGCTGATGGTAAGCAACGCCATGAGTCTGATAACCGCGAAGAAATAGCACGGGCTACAATGGCGCTAGATTTGGCAGCGACAGGTAAGTATGTGGCGGTGGTGTCCTCTGGTGATCCGGGGATTTATGCAATGGCGGCGGCGGTGTTTGAAGTCCTCGACCGTCATCCCAAACCAGAATGGGACAGTATCGAAATTCATGTTGCACCGGGAATCTCCGCAATGCAAGCAGCCGCAGCAGCAGTAGGCGCACCTTTGGGGCATGACTTTTGCGCGATTTCACTGTCAGATATTTTAAAACCTTGGTCAATTATCGAACAACGAATTGCGGCGGCGGCTGGAGGAGATTTTGCGATCGCCTTTTACAACCCTGTCTCTAAAGACCGCACTTGGCAACTTGCAGCCACTAAAGATATATTGCTGCGATATCGCACACCCAATACACCCGTAGTATTAGGCAGAAATTTGGGCAGACCAGGACAAACAATCAAGGTAATTTCTCTTGAGCAATTAACACCAGATGTCGCCGATATGCGAACAGTGATTATTGTGGGTTCAAGCCAAACCAGGACTATTCAACGTTCTGATGGTAGTGTCTCAGTTTATACGCCGCGTCGATATGCCCAGTAA
- a CDS encoding Calx-beta domain-containing protein: MNNILNSSLSLTYTQLSNFSDLKSFWNLFETVFGNQYNRTTANDLRSQWQAGDFSQFPEVEIISNSIFDDTQIGYVSSTNKIYLSESFVNTATPAAIKAVLLTEIGNFIHGAVQPTDSSGDKGAIFADLVLNNSSTDLAPTSILQPTLLQALQGSKAHAQICRCSSCMLAPVDLNLVNAQQSAVAQPASGVLDLTKTFSLNSLAGANQTIYLDFNGHTTTGTYWNTDYLGGSNIVTPAFDFDGNTASFSSAELERIQYIWQRVAEDFSPFNVNVTTQAPTDINDLIKSGSTDTRWGVRVVIGGSSNDWYASGAGGVAFLDSFNWNSDTPAFIFSDTLSDNEKYVAEAISHEVGHTLGLEHDGRISPAEEYYRGQGSGVTGWAAIMGAGYYQNLTQWSKGQYASANNTEDDLQVITTYNGFSYRADDAGNTIATAKALTISGTSVSGSGIIERNTDVDFYSFVTGAGAINLTIDPFSRGPNLDILAKLYNSAGTLIASSNPTDLLSAAIATTVTAGTYYLAIDGVGKGDPLSTGYTDYGSLGQYFISGSIVSSSNILSNPTVSLALSSTSVNEDGSSNLIYTFTRSGSTTNTLKVNYSVGGTATFNSDYRQLGATSFTSTTGTITFAAGATTATLTIDPTADTTFETNENVTLTLADGSGYTIATTTALTGTIVNDDLPSITLSVSSSSVNEDGSNNLIYTFTRSGSNINPLTVNYSVGGTATFNSDYHQLGAASFTATNGTITFAAGASTATLTIDPIADTTFETNENVTLTLAAGSEYKIGTTTGLTRSIVNDDLRPTINLTSSQTIIEGNTNPQNVTYLVTLTNPSSQTITVNYSTANASATAGSDYTATTGTLTFSPGVTSQVINIPILNDSLNEVDESFILRLTSPINATLGTTTSVTTTITDTLVTSVTTTLPTNVENLTLTGTAAINGTGNAGNNILRGNSANNTLTGGNGDDTYIFTATTVLGTDKIVETTTGGTDTIDLRETTLASTLNLGITTTQTVNSNLKLTLSANNVIENAIGSTGNDRLTGNTLNNFLTGGNGNDQLQGLAGDDTLWGGLGDDVLTGGVGKDKYLFQGDGVFTASLGIDHISSFEVLQDKIVLSKNTFKAITNSAGQNLTDFAVVTDDELVNASSARIVYSQSTGSLFYNQDGNVLGTGTVFEFAYLGNSDITLTSSDFSVIA, from the coding sequence ATGAATAATATTTTGAATTCTTCTCTTTCATTAACATACACTCAACTTAGCAATTTTTCTGATTTAAAGAGCTTCTGGAATTTATTTGAGACAGTTTTTGGCAATCAATACAACCGTACGACTGCCAATGATTTGCGTTCTCAATGGCAAGCTGGGGATTTTAGTCAATTTCCAGAAGTTGAAATTATTAGTAATAGTATTTTTGACGATACTCAGATAGGTTATGTCAGTAGTACTAACAAAATTTATTTGTCTGAAAGCTTTGTTAATACAGCGACACCAGCAGCAATCAAAGCTGTTTTATTAACAGAAATCGGCAATTTTATTCATGGTGCGGTTCAACCAACAGACTCCTCTGGCGACAAAGGGGCGATTTTTGCTGATTTAGTTCTTAATAATAGCTCAACCGACCTAGCACCTACATCTATCTTGCAACCTACACTGCTGCAAGCTCTTCAAGGCAGTAAGGCACATGCTCAAATTTGCAGGTGTTCTTCTTGTATGCTTGCGCCAGTCGATTTAAATTTAGTCAACGCGCAACAGTCAGCAGTAGCCCAACCTGCATCAGGTGTTTTAGATTTAACCAAGACTTTCTCCTTGAATAGTTTGGCGGGAGCTAACCAGACAATTTATTTAGATTTCAATGGACATACAACTACTGGAACTTATTGGAATACAGATTATCTAGGAGGGTCTAATATTGTCACTCCAGCTTTTGATTTTGATGGCAATACAGCATCTTTTAGCTCGGCGGAATTGGAACGAATTCAGTATATTTGGCAACGTGTAGCTGAGGATTTCAGCCCATTTAATGTCAACGTTACCACCCAAGCCCCAACAGATATTAATGACTTAATTAAGAGCGGTTCTACAGATACTCGCTGGGGCGTGCGGGTTGTGATTGGTGGTAGCAGTAATGATTGGTATGCTAGTGGGGCTGGAGGAGTAGCTTTTTTAGATTCATTTAATTGGAATAGTGATACTCCTGCCTTTATATTTAGTGACACCTTGTCTGATAACGAAAAATACGTTGCTGAAGCGATTTCCCATGAAGTAGGTCACACTCTGGGACTGGAACATGATGGCAGAATTAGCCCCGCAGAAGAATACTATCGGGGACAGGGTAGCGGTGTTACTGGCTGGGCTGCAATCATGGGCGCAGGGTATTACCAGAACTTAACCCAGTGGAGTAAAGGCCAATATGCTTCTGCTAACAATACTGAAGATGATTTACAAGTTATTACCACTTACAATGGTTTTAGCTATCGAGCCGACGATGCTGGTAATACAATTGCCACAGCAAAAGCATTGACTATTTCTGGTACATCTGTCAGTGGTAGTGGCATTATTGAACGCAACACAGATGTAGATTTTTATAGTTTCGTCACAGGTGCAGGTGCGATTAATTTGACAATTGATCCCTTTAGTCGCGGCCCTAACTTAGATATATTGGCAAAGTTATATAATTCTGCTGGGACTTTAATTGCCTCGTCTAATCCCACTGATTTATTATCTGCTGCGATCGCCACCACAGTTACTGCCGGAACTTATTATCTCGCTATTGATGGTGTCGGTAAAGGAGATCCACTTTCAACCGGCTACACTGATTACGGTAGTTTGGGACAGTACTTTATCAGTGGCAGTATTGTCAGTAGTAGTAATATTCTCAGTAATCCAACCGTCAGTCTTGCCTTATCATCTACTAGTGTCAACGAAGATGGCAGCAGCAATTTAATTTACACCTTCACCAGAAGCGGCAGCACCACCAATACATTAAAAGTTAACTATAGCGTTGGTGGCACAGCTACATTTAACAGCGACTACCGCCAATTAGGTGCTACCAGTTTTACCTCTACAACCGGCACAATTACCTTTGCGGCTGGTGCTACTACAGCCACACTCACCATTGACCCCACAGCAGACACCACTTTTGAAACTAATGAAAACGTGACTTTAACTCTGGCTGATGGTAGTGGTTACACAATTGCTACAACAACCGCGTTAACCGGAACCATCGTCAATGATGATTTGCCAAGCATCACCCTTTCCGTCTCATCAAGTAGCGTCAACGAAGATGGTAGCAACAATTTAATTTACACCTTTACCAGAAGCGGCAGCAATATCAACCCCTTAACAGTTAACTATAGTGTTGGTGGCACAGCGACATTTAATAGCGACTACCATCAATTAGGTGCTGCTAGTTTCACAGCTACAAATGGGACAATTACCTTTGCGGCTGGTGCAAGTACAGCCACACTCACCATTGACCCAATAGCAGACACCACTTTTGAAACTAATGAAAACGTGACTTTAACTCTAGCTGCTGGTAGCGAGTACAAAATTGGCACGACAACAGGTCTAACGAGAAGCATAGTTAATGATGATTTACGACCGACGATTAATCTCACTTCTAGTCAGACTATTATCGAAGGCAACACTAATCCTCAAAATGTGACTTATCTTGTCACTCTCACTAACCCTAGTAGCCAAACTATTACCGTTAATTATTCAACTGCTAATGCTTCAGCCACAGCAGGTTCAGACTATACAGCCACTACCGGAACTTTAACTTTTAGTCCAGGTGTCACCAGTCAAGTTATCAATATTCCAATTCTCAATGATTCTCTGAATGAAGTAGATGAGAGCTTTATTTTAAGGCTGACATCTCCGATAAATGCTACTCTTGGTACAACCACAAGCGTTACTACAACTATTACCGATACTCTCGTTACCTCCGTTACTACAACCCTACCCACTAACGTCGAAAACCTCACCCTCACAGGAACAGCAGCAATTAACGGTACAGGAAATGCAGGCAATAATATTCTCAGAGGTAATAGTGCTAATAATACCCTTACAGGTGGAAATGGCGATGATACCTATATATTTACAGCCACGACAGTTTTAGGTACTGATAAGATTGTCGAAACAACCACAGGTGGAACTGATACTATTGACCTCCGGGAAACTACCCTTGCGAGTACTCTCAATTTAGGAATCACTACAACACAAACAGTTAATAGCAACCTCAAACTCACACTCTCTGCCAATAACGTCATCGAAAACGCCATTGGTAGTACAGGTAATGACCGTCTGACGGGGAATACACTGAATAACTTTTTGACTGGTGGTAATGGTAATGACCAACTGCAAGGGTTAGCGGGTGATGATACCCTTTGGGGAGGACTTGGTGATGATGTGCTTACCGGAGGTGTTGGTAAGGATAAATATTTATTCCAAGGCGATGGTGTTTTTACTGCCAGTTTAGGCATTGACCATATTAGCAGTTTTGAAGTGCTGCAAGATAAGATTGTGCTGAGTAAAAATACTTTCAAGGCTATTACTAATAGTGCGGGACAGAATTTAACTGACTTTGCAGTTGTTACAGATGATGAGTTGGTCAACGCTAGTAGTGCGCGGATTGTTTATAGCCAAAGTACCGGCAGCTTATTCTATAACCAAGATGGTAATGTCTTGGGTACAGGAACAGTTTTTGAGTTTGCTTATTTAGGCAATAGTGATATTACTCTGACTAGCAGCGATTTTAGTGTGATTGCCTAA
- a CDS encoding WD40 repeat domain-containing protein: MEQGLRLLIQLVLEFAPVVVNLVQKRTAEGLTTTNSQIPQFIEEVIEFVNSTTNVKSAEDGFQQEKLLQQQLAVYQRETQIQIAQQQRDTSLQLPEVNKVLDSWPLRLYPSQILETHNTQTNIPLKIFLAPPQIKFDQFDCYPEEISEVERILAEGIRVFINTNYSLHHPTRPTEFLAGAWDSKRFHSESSIKALFSLLKTEPILILESDHDGDYLNFRIAYWGLGQENYFYKTISRLPYKEILQEFAKSRALEWKKIRDELINLGEDLEEINQLGGDNVHNLALLEKTEKWQAKGIDISKLSLKYQINQEDIAKFCQVLITCHCLVAAWVADAYHLVHHDVPPLLPELLPSFLKDRLDLPTVQAMSEDNILQVYAAGYQQVYQALAKERRYWVPELALQLAQSLSHLPDRTWAAEQVDYSINTWLELRQVATQAFPNALEAMQSAINVEDEEYIYKLQEYFIAVGDRQSVAATEKILQAIATLKHKRHLESPELIYTLTDHSGKVASVAISPDGETVVSGCADQTINIWNLQTGKQIRTISGNLGEVSSVAISPDGNFLAVGSCQHPKSNVTVWHLQTGQLIHTLLGHQRPVNVVDISPDGQILASGSNKIKIWNLHKGDRICTLWHSSSVHAVAISPDGGILASGSSDSKIRLWNPHTGDPLRTLTGHTGEVKSIAMSRDGQLLFTGSTDTTIKIWHLLTGKLLQTLNGHSDEVKSIALSHDGKLLFSGSSDRTIKIWQIATNEILYTLTGHSGTVNSLALSPDGKLLVSGSSDKTIKIWQLTARIKQG, from the coding sequence ATGGAACAAGGGTTAAGGTTACTTATCCAACTCGTGCTAGAGTTTGCACCTGTAGTTGTCAACCTAGTACAAAAAAGAACAGCAGAAGGTTTGACGACGACAAATTCTCAAATACCGCAATTTATCGAAGAGGTTATCGAATTTGTTAATAGTACAACTAATGTTAAAAGTGCCGAAGATGGATTTCAGCAAGAAAAACTGCTGCAACAGCAATTAGCAGTTTATCAACGAGAAACACAAATACAAATAGCCCAACAGCAAAGAGATACATCTCTTCAGTTACCCGAAGTTAATAAAGTTTTAGATAGTTGGCCGTTAAGATTATATCCTTCGCAAATTTTAGAGACTCATAATACACAGACAAATATTCCTCTGAAAATTTTTCTGGCTCCTCCCCAAATTAAGTTTGACCAATTTGACTGTTATCCTGAAGAAATTTCGGAAGTAGAAAGAATTTTAGCCGAAGGTATCCGAGTATTTATTAATACTAATTATTCTCTCCATCATCCAACAAGACCAACAGAATTTTTAGCAGGTGCTTGGGATAGTAAGCGTTTTCATAGTGAATCTAGTATTAAAGCTTTGTTTAGTTTATTAAAAACAGAGCCAATTTTGATTTTAGAATCAGACCATGATGGAGATTATTTAAATTTTCGCATTGCTTATTGGGGTTTAGGGCAGGAAAATTATTTTTATAAAACTATCTCGCGTTTACCATATAAAGAGATTTTACAAGAGTTTGCTAAAAGTCGGGCATTAGAGTGGAAAAAAATTAGGGATGAATTAATTAATTTAGGGGAAGATTTAGAGGAAATCAATCAACTAGGCGGTGATAATGTCCATAATTTAGCTCTTTTAGAAAAGACTGAAAAATGGCAAGCCAAAGGAATTGATATTAGTAAACTGTCGTTGAAGTACCAGATAAATCAGGAGGATATTGCTAAATTTTGTCAGGTATTAATCACCTGCCATTGTTTAGTTGCGGCTTGGGTAGCAGATGCTTATCACTTAGTTCATCATGATGTACCGCCATTATTGCCAGAGTTATTACCTAGTTTTCTTAAAGATAGGCTGGACTTGCCGACGGTACAGGCAATGTCAGAAGATAATATTTTGCAGGTATATGCCGCAGGTTATCAGCAGGTTTATCAAGCTCTAGCAAAGGAGCGTCGATATTGGGTTCCGGAATTAGCTTTGCAATTAGCCCAGAGTTTATCACATTTACCCGATCGCACCTGGGCAGCAGAACAAGTAGATTATTCGATTAATACTTGGTTGGAGTTACGTCAAGTGGCAACTCAGGCATTTCCCAATGCTCTAGAAGCCATGCAATCTGCCATCAACGTCGAAGATGAGGAATATATCTACAAACTCCAAGAATATTTTATCGCAGTGGGCGATCGCCAAAGTGTTGCCGCTACAGAAAAAATTTTACAAGCGATCGCCACCCTCAAACACAAACGCCACCTCGAATCTCCCGAACTTATCTACACCTTAACTGATCATTCTGGTAAAGTTGCATCGGTGGCTATTAGTCCCGATGGCGAAACTGTAGTGAGTGGCTGTGCAGATCAAACAATTAATATCTGGAATTTACAAACCGGCAAACAAATCAGAACTATCTCCGGGAATTTAGGCGAAGTTTCATCGGTGGCTATTAGTCCCGATGGCAATTTTTTGGCGGTGGGGAGTTGTCAACATCCCAAAAGTAACGTCACAGTTTGGCATTTACAAACTGGTCAGTTAATTCACACCTTATTAGGACATCAAAGACCAGTCAATGTTGTTGATATTAGTCCAGATGGGCAGATTCTCGCTAGTGGCAGTAATAAAATTAAAATCTGGAATCTCCACAAAGGCGATCGCATTTGTACACTTTGGCATTCTTCATCCGTTCATGCTGTAGCCATCAGCCCTGATGGTGGCATTCTCGCCAGTGGTAGTTCCGATAGCAAAATCAGACTGTGGAACCCCCACACAGGTGATCCCCTCCGCACCCTCACAGGTCATACAGGCGAGGTAAAATCAATAGCTATGAGTCGGGATGGGCAACTGCTGTTTACTGGGAGTACTGATACAACCATTAAAATTTGGCATTTACTCACAGGTAAACTGTTGCAGACTCTCAACGGTCACTCAGATGAAGTCAAATCAATTGCCTTGAGTCATGATGGTAAACTGTTATTTAGTGGTAGTAGCGATCGCACAATTAAAATCTGGCAGATTGCGACAAATGAAATTCTCTACACCCTCACCGGACATTCAGGAACCGTCAATTCTCTCGCCCTCAGTCCCGATGGTAAGTTGCTTGTGAGTGGTAGTTCTGATAAAACCATCAAAATTTGGCAACTGACAGCCAGGATAAAGCAAGGCTAA